One Cricetulus griseus strain 17A/GY chromosome 5, alternate assembly CriGri-PICRH-1.0, whole genome shotgun sequence genomic window carries:
- the LOC100765126 gene encoding elongin-C-like yields the protein MDGEEKTYGGCEGPDAMYVKLISSDGHQFTVKREHALTSGTIKAMLSGPGQFAENESNEVDFREIPLHVLLKVCMYFTYKVCYTNSSTKIPEFPIAPEIALELLMAVNFLDC from the coding sequence ATGGATGGAGAGGAGAAAACCTACGGTGGCTGTGAAGGCCCTGATGCCATGTATGTCAAGTTAATATCTTCTGATGGCCATCAATTTACTGTAAAAAGAGAACATGCGTTAACATCAGGAACAATAAAGGCCATGTTGAGTGGACCTGGGCAGTTTGCTGAGAATGAAAGCAATGAAGTCGATTTTAGAGAGATCCCTTTGCATGTGTTATTGAAAGTGTGCATGTATTTCACCTACAAAGTCTGCTACACTAACAGCTCCACCAAGATTCCTGAATTCCCAATTGCACCTGAAATTGCACTGGAACTGCTGATGGCTGTGAACTTCctagattgttaa